From Chloroflexota bacterium, the proteins below share one genomic window:
- a CDS encoding tellurium resistance protein TerC, with protein sequence MNLAEGFPIDLALVTIIIQLIFLEGILSIDNAAVLGAMVSVLPDDKPVPYPERLKSLQPFTDRVLGMQRTAALKVGLLGAYFGRALMLLIASFIIQNLWLRLLGAAYLVKLSIDHLPQYMQEDDSDGVSEQDAHSAAVAAAGASFWMVVLQVELADLAFSLDNVVVAISLSEKLWVVLLGVAIGIVTMRFAAGIFTHLIEREPILAPAAYVLVLAIGLRLLLEDLHLFEFPGWYEDNKEWIQFGTSVAILVLAVVYAHSPLLRRIFRPVFHLIGRGMEAINQAISWLFKPVAGLFKSIFQGIKRLIPGVGGDKDQPPPSEAP encoded by the coding sequence TTGAATCTTGCCGAGGGTTTCCCCATCGATCTTGCCCTAGTAACCATCATTATCCAGCTGATCTTTCTGGAGGGCATTCTCTCGATAGACAATGCCGCCGTGTTGGGTGCCATGGTATCCGTCCTTCCCGACGACAAGCCAGTGCCCTATCCGGAGCGCCTGAAGTCGTTGCAGCCCTTTACCGACAGGGTGCTGGGCATGCAGCGCACCGCCGCACTCAAGGTGGGTTTGCTGGGGGCCTACTTTGGCCGTGCTCTGATGCTGCTGATCGCCAGTTTCATCATCCAGAATCTCTGGTTGAGGCTGCTGGGGGCCGCCTATCTGGTCAAGTTATCGATCGATCACCTGCCCCAGTACATGCAGGAAGATGATTCCGATGGCGTGTCCGAACAGGATGCCCATTCAGCCGCTGTCGCGGCAGCCGGTGCCAGTTTCTGGATGGTGGTGCTGCAAGTGGAGTTGGCGGACCTGGCATTCAGTCTCGACAATGTAGTGGTGGCCATATCCCTGTCCGAGAAGCTATGGGTTGTTCTGCTGGGCGTTGCCATTGGCATCGTGACCATGCGCTTTGCTGCGGGGATATTTACCCATCTGATCGAACGGGAACCGATCCTTGCCCCGGCGGCCTATGTGCTGGTTCTGGCGATTGGCCTGCGCCTGCTGCTGGAAGACCTGCACCTTTTCGAATTCCCGGGATGGTACGAAGACAACAAGGAATGGATCCAGTTTGGCACCTCGGTGGCGATACTGGTGCTGGCGGTGGTCTACGCGCACAGTCCTCTGCTGCGGCGGATATTCCGGCCGGTGTTTCACCTGATCGGTCGTGGCATGGAGGCGATCAACCAGGCAATCAGCTGGCTGTTCAAGCCGGTCGCGGGGCTATTCAAGAGCATCTTCCAGGGGATCAAACGGCTTATTCCAGGCGTTGGTGGCGATAAGGATCAGCCGCCGCCGTCTGAGG